A genomic segment from Actinoplanes sichuanensis encodes:
- a CDS encoding M48 family metallopeptidase: MSPRLWAAVAFVVLLVALIGFTAATVPWHRAPAPRADQLAALGQLPADQVARSRAFHAELRPASYGGMALGLLVALVLGLTPLGARLVEVAGRPFGDHWLARAVLGGLALALIAELISLPLSAWRHTVVVRYGISTQTWGAWSADLLKSFGVGAVLGGIVLAGFFTVTHFAPRWWWAFGAVGAAALVILLSFVLPVVVEPIFNRFTPMADGPLRTELLALADRDGVPVKDVLVADASRRTRAVNAYVSGFGPTRRIVVYDTMLTEATPDEVVSVAAHELGHAKDQDVLIGTILGALGAALAVIALYLLGSWRGLLDLAGVDSIAEPRAIGLLLAVTTVVGLIAGPAQSFVSRRIEARADTHALTLTGDAATFEAMQRRLGTVNLSDPDPPSWEHTMFASHPSTVQRMAAARAWARGDR; encoded by the coding sequence GTGAGCCCGCGGCTGTGGGCGGCCGTCGCGTTCGTCGTGCTGCTGGTGGCCCTGATCGGGTTCACCGCCGCGACGGTGCCCTGGCATCGCGCGCCGGCACCGCGCGCCGACCAGCTGGCCGCTCTCGGGCAGTTGCCGGCCGACCAGGTGGCCCGGTCCCGCGCCTTCCACGCCGAGCTGCGGCCGGCCTCCTACGGTGGCATGGCCCTCGGTCTGCTGGTGGCCCTGGTGCTCGGGCTCACCCCGCTCGGCGCGCGCCTGGTCGAGGTGGCCGGCCGTCCGTTCGGCGACCACTGGCTGGCCCGGGCCGTCCTCGGTGGTCTCGCCCTCGCCCTGATCGCCGAGCTGATCAGCCTGCCCCTGTCGGCCTGGCGGCACACCGTCGTGGTCCGCTACGGCATCTCCACCCAGACCTGGGGCGCCTGGTCGGCCGACCTGCTCAAGTCGTTCGGGGTCGGCGCGGTGCTCGGCGGGATCGTGCTGGCCGGCTTCTTCACCGTCACCCACTTCGCGCCACGCTGGTGGTGGGCGTTCGGCGCGGTCGGTGCCGCCGCGCTGGTGATCCTACTGTCGTTCGTCCTGCCGGTGGTCGTCGAGCCGATCTTCAACAGGTTCACCCCGATGGCCGACGGCCCGTTGCGCACCGAGTTGCTGGCCCTGGCCGACCGCGACGGTGTCCCGGTCAAGGACGTGTTGGTCGCCGACGCGTCCCGGCGCACCCGGGCGGTGAACGCGTATGTCTCCGGCTTCGGCCCGACCCGCCGCATCGTCGTCTACGACACCATGCTCACCGAGGCCACCCCCGACGAGGTGGTCTCGGTCGCCGCCCACGAGCTGGGCCACGCCAAGGATCAGGATGTGCTGATCGGCACGATCCTGGGCGCGCTCGGCGCCGCGCTCGCCGTGATCGCCCTCTATCTGCTCGGCTCCTGGCGCGGGCTGCTCGATCTGGCCGGTGTCGACTCGATCGCCGAGCCCCGAGCCATCGGCCTGCTCCTGGCCGTCACCACGGTGGTCGGTCTGATCGCCGGTCCGGCCCAGTCCTTCGTGTCCCGCCGGATCGAGGCCCGGGCCGACACCCACGCCCTGACCCTGACCGGTGACGCCGCGACCTTCGAGGCGATGCAGCGCCGCCTCGGCACCGTGAACCTGTCCGACCCCGACCCGCCGTCCTGGGAGCACACCATGTTCGCCTCGCACCCGTCCACCGTGCAGCGCATGGCCGCCGCCCGAGCCTGGGCCAGGGGAGACCGCTGA
- a CDS encoding NYN domain-containing protein, producing MSALLNPDDRPEEEAVPEGADFSSSPDPDADLDLSLSADLDLLPSAGLDLSPEPVLPEAVRQRITVLAAAALPGLPADEMPVPLRRVARFAPNRRARLGGRDIAAQLVADPLFRQRIGTRIMADAGDLGTAVTSGVAPAAADPVEVAALAYLARPDGWRELIAAAGDAVRAEADSAAVTAQVRAAEQRATRAEHDRAVARVEADKLRDELARVREELGQLREEARTTAKALREAQAAQKRATDLLATEKGRANRATLDHEAEVRRLRSRLSDAEATAATGKQAAKDARAVDDARLWLLIETIGQAASGLRRELAIGPAEKLPADFVADTAADRPGAPERSRARAQDTDDPGRLDQLLALPRAHLVVDGYNVTKRGFADMSLEQQRKRLITGLGGIAAQTGDEVTVVFDGAERVHGLPPAPRGVRVLFSKKGTTADELIRQLVRAEPPGRPVVVVSSDREVADGVRRHGAYPMGADSLLRRLSRS from the coding sequence ATGTCCGCGCTGTTGAACCCTGACGACCGCCCCGAGGAGGAGGCGGTGCCGGAGGGTGCGGACTTCTCGTCTTCACCGGATCCCGACGCGGATCTCGACCTGTCCCTGTCGGCGGATCTCGACCTGCTGCCGTCGGCCGGTCTCGACCTCTCGCCCGAGCCGGTGCTTCCGGAGGCGGTCCGGCAACGGATCACGGTGCTCGCCGCGGCCGCCCTGCCCGGGCTCCCGGCCGACGAGATGCCGGTTCCGCTGCGCCGGGTCGCCCGGTTCGCGCCGAACCGTCGGGCCCGTCTCGGCGGCCGGGACATCGCCGCCCAGCTGGTCGCCGACCCCCTGTTCCGGCAGCGCATCGGCACCCGCATCATGGCCGATGCGGGCGACCTCGGCACCGCGGTGACCAGCGGTGTCGCTCCCGCCGCGGCCGATCCGGTGGAGGTGGCCGCGCTCGCCTACCTGGCCCGGCCGGACGGCTGGCGCGAGCTGATCGCGGCCGCCGGCGACGCGGTCCGGGCCGAGGCCGACAGCGCCGCCGTGACCGCCCAGGTTCGGGCGGCCGAGCAGCGGGCCACCCGGGCCGAGCACGACCGGGCCGTCGCCCGGGTCGAGGCCGACAAACTCCGCGACGAGCTGGCCCGGGTCCGTGAGGAGCTGGGTCAGCTGCGCGAGGAGGCGCGGACCACGGCGAAGGCCCTGCGCGAGGCGCAGGCCGCCCAGAAACGCGCGACCGACCTGCTGGCCACCGAGAAGGGGCGCGCCAACCGCGCCACCCTCGATCACGAGGCGGAGGTACGCCGTCTGCGTTCCCGCCTGTCCGACGCCGAAGCGACCGCCGCCACCGGCAAACAGGCGGCCAAGGACGCCCGCGCCGTCGACGACGCCCGCCTCTGGCTGCTCATCGAGACCATCGGGCAGGCCGCCTCCGGGTTACGTCGTGAGCTGGCCATCGGCCCCGCGGAGAAACTGCCGGCCGACTTCGTGGCGGACACCGCCGCCGACCGGCCCGGCGCGCCCGAGCGGTCCCGGGCCCGCGCCCAGGACACCGACGACCCCGGCCGCCTCGACCAGCTGCTCGCCCTGCCCCGGGCGCACCTGGTCGTCGACGGTTACAACGTCACCAAGCGCGGCTTCGCCGACATGTCCCTCGAGCAGCAACGCAAACGGCTGATCACCGGCCTCGGCGGGATCGCCGCGCAGACCGGTGACGAGGTCACCGTCGTCTTCGACGGGGCCGAGCGGGTGCACGGGCTGCCGCCGGCGCCCCGCGGGGTGCGGGTGCTCTTCTCCAAGAAGGGCACCACCGCCGACGAGCTGATCCGGCAACTGGTCCGGGCCGAGCCGCCGGGTCGCCCGGTGGTCGTGGTCTCCTCGGACCGGGAGGTCGCCGACGGGGTCCGGCGGCACGGCGCCTACCCGATGGGCGCGGATTCTCTGCTGCGCCGGCTGTCGCGCTCGTAA
- a CDS encoding DEDD exonuclease domain-containing protein, protein MTQPAYVQGTLDSLLSADGSVDPAALSLADTTFVVLDLETTGGAPDGAGITEIGAVKVRAGERLGEFATLVNPGEPLPPFITVLTGITEAMLRPAPPIETVLPALLEFLRGAVLVAHNAPYDVGFLKAACARHGYPWPNPRVLDTAALARRALTRDEVPNRKLGTLAHFFRSPVQPNHRALDDAKATVDVLHGLIERLGSFKVHTLGDAIEFAKAVTPAQRRQRHLADGLPHVPGVYIFRAADDRPLYVGKSNDIAVRVRSYFTSTEKRSRISTEMLTAAVRVDAVECAHSLEAEVRELRLIAAHAPPYNRRSKYPERIVWLKLTAEAFPRLSVVRRLADDGATYLGPFSSRRTAELAAAGVYDAVPLRQCNHKLSLRSKTPACALAELGRCPAPCEHEITPEEYDRRAALPFRTATTGDPGPVISAILARLDALAEKQRYEEAAVVRSRLIALLRALIRMQRLDALTRLPEVVAARRDDKGGWEIAVIRHGRLAAAATSPPREHPRPTLDAAKLTAETVLPGAGPVPAATAEETEKILGWLERPDTRLVETSGDWVSPVRGAARFSALLTRAEAAASGKDSSVRLSVTDRSDDARSLRL, encoded by the coding sequence GTGACGCAACCGGCCTATGTCCAGGGCACTCTGGACTCCCTGTTGTCCGCCGACGGCTCGGTGGATCCGGCGGCGCTGTCCCTGGCGGACACCACGTTCGTGGTCCTCGACCTGGAGACCACCGGCGGCGCTCCGGACGGCGCCGGGATCACCGAGATCGGGGCGGTCAAGGTGCGCGCCGGTGAGCGGCTGGGCGAGTTCGCGACCCTGGTCAACCCGGGTGAGCCGCTGCCGCCGTTCATCACCGTCCTGACCGGCATCACCGAGGCGATGCTGCGGCCGGCCCCGCCGATCGAGACGGTGCTGCCGGCCCTGCTGGAGTTCCTGCGCGGGGCGGTCCTGGTGGCGCACAACGCGCCCTACGACGTGGGCTTCCTCAAGGCGGCGTGTGCCCGGCACGGCTACCCCTGGCCGAACCCCCGGGTGCTGGACACGGCGGCGCTGGCCCGCCGGGCCCTGACCAGGGACGAGGTGCCCAACCGGAAACTGGGCACGCTGGCGCATTTCTTCCGGTCGCCGGTCCAGCCCAACCACCGGGCGCTCGACGACGCGAAGGCGACCGTGGACGTGCTGCACGGCCTGATCGAGCGGCTGGGCAGCTTCAAGGTGCACACGCTGGGCGACGCGATCGAGTTCGCCAAGGCGGTCACCCCGGCGCAGCGCCGCCAACGGCATCTGGCCGACGGGCTGCCGCACGTGCCGGGGGTCTACATCTTCCGGGCGGCCGACGACAGGCCGCTCTACGTGGGCAAGTCGAACGACATCGCGGTCCGGGTGCGCTCCTACTTCACGTCCACCGAGAAACGTTCCCGGATCTCCACCGAGATGCTCACCGCGGCGGTTCGGGTGGACGCGGTGGAGTGTGCGCATTCGCTGGAGGCCGAGGTCCGGGAGTTGCGGCTGATCGCGGCGCACGCTCCGCCGTACAACCGCCGGTCGAAGTATCCGGAACGGATCGTCTGGCTGAAGCTGACCGCGGAGGCCTTCCCGCGCCTGTCGGTGGTCCGGCGTCTCGCCGACGACGGCGCGACGTATCTGGGGCCGTTCTCGTCGCGGCGGACGGCCGAGCTGGCCGCGGCCGGCGTCTACGACGCCGTGCCGCTGCGGCAGTGCAATCACAAGCTCTCGCTGCGCTCGAAGACGCCGGCGTGTGCGCTGGCCGAGCTGGGGCGGTGCCCGGCGCCGTGCGAGCACGAGATCACCCCGGAGGAGTACGACAGACGCGCCGCCCTCCCGTTCCGGACGGCCACCACGGGCGACCCCGGCCCGGTGATCTCGGCGATCCTGGCCCGCCTCGACGCGCTCGCCGAGAAGCAGCGGTACGAGGAGGCCGCGGTCGTCCGATCACGCCTGATCGCCCTGCTGCGCGCTCTGATCCGGATGCAGCGGCTGGACGCGCTGACCAGACTGCCGGAGGTGGTGGCGGCCCGCCGCGACGACAAGGGCGGCTGGGAGATCGCGGTGATCCGGCACGGTCGGCTGGCCGCCGCGGCGACGTCTCCGCCGAGGGAGCACCCACGTCCGACACTCGACGCCGCGAAGCTCACGGCCGAGACGGTGCTGCCGGGTGCGGGCCCGGTTCCGGCGGCGACCGCGGAGGAGACGGAGAAGATCCTGGGGTGGCTGGAGAGGCCGGACACCCGCTTGGTGGAAACCTCCGGCGACTGGGTGTCACCGGTTCGTGGCGCGGCGCGTTTCTCCGCCCTCCTCACCAGGGCTGAAGCTGCCGCCTCAGGTAAAGACTCGTCCGTTCGCCTATCGGTAACTGACCGTTCGGACGACGCTCGCTCGCTTAGGCTGTAA
- a CDS encoding RelA/SpoT family protein — translation MDVDAGHGAAFGRAMPTSSSETSFTRRLRSLLSFQNNDDDPVAELARTHRSIHASADVAILRRSYQIAESMHRGQMRKSGDPYITHPLAVAQICAELGMDTTTLVAALLHDTVEDTSYTLEALQGDFGNEVAHLVDGVTKFDKAYYGKAAEGETIRKMIVAAGKDVRVLIIKLADRLHNMRTLGARSNASRARIATATLDVLVPLCDRLGIQALKRSLDDVVLYHLEPDSFARIDEHVRNRPGWDEYLSDVSHKARSALRRQKVTAEVQARPRHYYSIWKDTVAGDHPVPLDLPRIAVVVDGPDTDCYAALGAIHGRWRPVAGRFKDFIASPKNNLYRSLHTTVVGPEGKLVEVLIRTETMHRYSEYGVATSYRYPKESDEPPGADQLTWLKRVLDWQQDTTDAGQFLDSLRCDLAEGQITVFAHGNAYELPSQSTPVDLAYELGPRHGDQCLAATINGRLAPLSSPLRDGDVVEIFSETEGQVDTEPNAPRGPRKEWLGFVKSSQAQMQINRYFDEKNEPGISIADKVRLGRATIGLTLRKHDRGLASEVPLRRLAEELGYPDLETLLVAVCERSLEPDAVVEQLIALVDHPD, via the coding sequence GTGGACGTCGACGCCGGCCACGGCGCCGCATTCGGTCGTGCCATGCCGACCAGCTCTTCCGAAACGTCCTTCACCCGGCGCCTGCGCTCGCTGCTGAGTTTTCAGAACAACGACGACGATCCGGTCGCCGAGTTGGCTCGCACCCACCGCAGCATCCACGCCTCGGCCGACGTCGCGATCCTGCGCCGCAGCTACCAGATCGCCGAGAGCATGCACCGCGGTCAGATGCGCAAGAGCGGCGATCCGTACATCACCCACCCGCTGGCGGTCGCGCAGATCTGCGCCGAGCTCGGGATGGACACCACCACCCTGGTCGCCGCGCTGCTGCACGACACGGTCGAGGACACCAGCTACACCCTCGAGGCGCTGCAGGGCGACTTCGGCAACGAGGTGGCCCACCTGGTCGACGGGGTGACCAAGTTCGACAAGGCCTATTACGGCAAGGCCGCCGAGGGCGAGACGATCCGCAAGATGATCGTCGCCGCCGGCAAGGACGTCCGGGTCCTGATCATCAAACTGGCCGACCGGCTGCACAACATGCGCACCCTGGGCGCCCGGTCCAACGCCAGCCGCGCCCGCATCGCCACGGCCACCCTCGACGTGCTGGTCCCGCTCTGTGACCGGCTCGGCATCCAGGCCCTCAAACGGTCCCTCGACGACGTGGTGCTCTACCACCTGGAGCCGGATTCGTTCGCCCGGATCGACGAGCACGTACGCAACCGACCCGGCTGGGACGAGTATCTCTCCGACGTCTCACACAAGGCCCGGTCGGCGCTGCGCCGGCAGAAGGTGACGGCCGAGGTGCAGGCCCGGCCCCGGCACTACTACTCGATCTGGAAGGACACCGTCGCCGGCGACCACCCGGTCCCGCTCGACCTGCCCCGGATCGCGGTGGTGGTGGACGGGCCGGACACCGACTGTTACGCGGCTCTCGGCGCGATCCACGGCCGATGGCGCCCGGTGGCGGGCCGGTTCAAGGACTTCATCGCCTCCCCGAAGAACAACCTCTACCGCTCCCTGCACACCACCGTGGTGGGTCCGGAGGGCAAGCTGGTCGAGGTGCTGATCCGGACCGAGACGATGCACCGCTACTCGGAGTACGGCGTCGCCACCAGCTACCGATATCCGAAGGAGTCGGACGAGCCACCCGGCGCCGACCAGCTGACCTGGCTGAAACGGGTGCTCGACTGGCAGCAGGACACCACCGACGCGGGGCAGTTCCTCGACTCGCTGCGATGTGACCTCGCCGAGGGACAGATCACCGTCTTCGCCCACGGCAACGCCTACGAGTTGCCCAGTCAGTCCACGCCGGTCGATCTGGCGTACGAGCTGGGTCCACGCCACGGTGACCAGTGTCTGGCCGCAACCATCAACGGGCGTCTCGCCCCGCTCTCCTCCCCTCTCCGCGACGGTGACGTCGTGGAGATTTTTTCGGAGACCGAAGGCCAGGTCGACACCGAGCCGAACGCGCCTCGCGGCCCCCGCAAGGAGTGGCTCGGCTTCGTCAAGTCCAGCCAGGCGCAGATGCAGATCAACAGGTACTTCGACGAGAAGAACGAACCGGGCATCAGCATCGCCGACAAGGTCCGCCTGGGCCGGGCCACGATCGGGCTCACCCTGCGCAAGCACGACCGCGGCCTGGCCAGTGAAGTGCCGCTGCGCCGGCTCGCCGAGGAGTTGGGCTACCCCGACCTGGAGACGCTGCTGGTCGCCGTCTGCGAGCGCAGCCTGGAGCCGGACGCGGTGGTCGAGCAGCTCATCGCCCTGGTCGACCACCCCGACTGA
- a CDS encoding sugar phosphate nucleotidyltransferase has protein sequence MTAVAGVVLAAGEGQRLRPLTATVPKALCPVGNLALLDHALRRLAGLGLSGPATVAVNAAYLADQIVSHVGARAHLSVEPDGPIGTSGGVARLRPWIDGRGVLVGNADAYLHDPFRDPGKDIAALLDNWSGETVRMLTKPCFPGDTGGFSGRRFAGFSLIPWRYVRDLAEVDSNLVRTVWRPAEAAGDLELIAYEGLYLDTGTPADYLEANLHAAAGNVLADESARVTGTATESVLGPGALVEGTATRCVLWPGAHIPATESLTDAIRTATGLTIKI, from the coding sequence GTGACCGCTGTCGCCGGGGTGGTGCTGGCCGCCGGTGAGGGGCAGCGTCTGCGCCCGCTCACCGCCACCGTGCCGAAGGCGTTGTGCCCGGTCGGCAACCTGGCCCTGCTCGATCACGCGCTGCGCCGCCTGGCCGGGCTCGGCCTGTCCGGCCCGGCCACCGTCGCCGTCAACGCCGCCTACCTGGCCGACCAGATCGTCAGCCATGTCGGCGCCCGCGCCCACCTCTCGGTCGAACCGGACGGCCCGATCGGCACCTCCGGCGGCGTGGCCCGGCTGCGCCCATGGATCGACGGCCGCGGAGTGCTGGTCGGAAACGCCGACGCCTACCTGCACGACCCGTTCCGCGACCCGGGCAAGGACATCGCGGCCTTGCTGGACAACTGGTCCGGCGAAACCGTGCGAATGCTGACGAAACCCTGCTTCCCCGGCGACACCGGAGGCTTCAGCGGCCGCCGTTTCGCCGGTTTCTCGCTGATCCCGTGGCGCTACGTGCGCGATCTGGCGGAGGTCGACAGCAACCTCGTCCGTACCGTCTGGCGCCCCGCCGAAGCCGCCGGAGACCTGGAGTTGATCGCCTACGAAGGCCTCTACCTGGACACCGGCACCCCCGCCGACTACCTGGAGGCCAACCTGCATGCCGCGGCGGGCAACGTCCTCGCCGACGAGTCCGCCCGGGTGACCGGCACGGCCACCGAGTCGGTGCTGGGCCCCGGAGCCCTGGTCGAAGGCACCGCGACACGCTGCGTCCTATGGCCGGGCGCCCACATCCCCGCCACCGAATCCCTCACCGACGCGATCAGGACCGCCACCGGCCTGACGATCAAAATCTGA
- a CDS encoding Lrp/AsnC family transcriptional regulator — MNTAIVHIDCATDSIPEVAEALAALDGVSEVYSVAGGVDLIAIVRVPHFDDIAEVIAGRISKTPGVINSETFVAFRAYSKHDLEDAFAIGLPDAD, encoded by the coding sequence GTGAACACCGCCATCGTCCACATCGACTGCGCGACCGACTCGATCCCCGAGGTGGCCGAGGCCCTGGCCGCGCTGGACGGCGTCAGCGAGGTGTATTCGGTGGCCGGCGGCGTAGACCTGATCGCGATCGTCCGCGTCCCACACTTCGACGACATCGCCGAGGTCATCGCCGGCCGCATCTCGAAGACCCCCGGCGTGATCAACAGCGAGACGTTCGTGGCTTTCCGCGCCTACTCGAAGCACGACCTGGAAGACGCTTTCGCAATCGGCCTCCCCGACGCCGACTAG
- the qcrB gene encoding cytochrome bc1 complex cytochrome b subunit gives MKRRKIDLAEAPKTFAKGVDDRFQAATPLRGLLNKVFPDHWSFLLGEIALFSFIVLLLSGVFLTLFFDPSMKEVPYDGSYLALKGTMMSAAYESSLHLSFEVRGGLFMRQMHHWAALLFMASIIVHMARIFFTGAFRKPREINWVIGVVLFLLGFFAGFTGYSLPDDGLSGTGLRIASAIMLTLPVIGTWLSAAIFGGEFPGELIIGRFYIAHVLLIPGLLLGLIAAHLGIVFKQKHTQWAGPLRTNDNVVGERMFPRYAMKQGGFFMAVFGVIALMAGLFQINPIWLFGPYRAAEVSSASQPDFYVMFMDGLVRLMPNWQIYIPIGDGYSLPPMFWPAVVGLGALFTLPMAYPWLEARKLKDKRSHHLLERPRDNPERVGIGMMSLAFFIVATISGGNDVIADKFHISLNAMTWAGRIGLVILPPLAYYISVRICLGLQQHDRQVLAHGVETGIIKRLPNGQFVEVHQPLGPVDEHGHPIPLEYAGWVVPKKMNRLGALAPAIKGFFYPVEKPAEIPVSPAVGGPAKREEIKSGR, from the coding sequence GTGAAGCGCCGAAAAATCGACCTCGCAGAGGCCCCTAAGACTTTCGCCAAGGGTGTCGACGACCGGTTCCAGGCGGCCACCCCGCTGCGCGGCCTACTGAACAAGGTCTTCCCCGACCACTGGTCGTTCCTGCTCGGCGAGATCGCCCTGTTCTCGTTCATCGTGCTGCTGCTCAGTGGCGTGTTCCTCACCCTCTTCTTCGACCCGTCGATGAAGGAGGTGCCGTACGACGGCTCGTACCTCGCGCTCAAGGGCACCATGATGTCCGCGGCCTACGAGTCCTCGCTGCACCTGTCGTTCGAGGTCCGCGGTGGCCTCTTCATGCGGCAGATGCACCACTGGGCGGCGCTGCTGTTCATGGCCTCGATCATCGTGCACATGGCGCGCATCTTCTTCACCGGTGCGTTCCGTAAGCCGCGCGAGATCAACTGGGTGATCGGCGTCGTGCTGTTCCTGCTCGGGTTCTTCGCCGGCTTCACCGGCTACTCGCTTCCCGACGACGGCCTCTCCGGTACCGGTCTCCGCATCGCCTCCGCGATCATGCTGACCCTCCCGGTCATCGGCACCTGGCTCTCCGCCGCCATCTTCGGCGGCGAGTTCCCCGGCGAGCTGATCATCGGCCGCTTCTACATCGCGCACGTGCTGCTCATCCCGGGTCTCCTGCTCGGCCTGATCGCCGCCCACCTGGGCATCGTGTTCAAGCAGAAGCACACCCAGTGGGCCGGCCCGCTGCGGACCAACGACAACGTCGTCGGTGAGCGCATGTTCCCGCGCTACGCGATGAAGCAGGGCGGCTTCTTCATGGCCGTCTTCGGCGTCATCGCGCTGATGGCCGGCCTGTTCCAGATCAACCCGATCTGGCTCTTCGGGCCGTACCGTGCGGCTGAGGTCTCCTCCGCCTCGCAGCCCGACTTCTACGTCATGTTCATGGACGGCCTGGTCCGTCTCATGCCGAACTGGCAGATCTACATCCCGATCGGCGACGGCTACAGCCTCCCACCGATGTTCTGGCCCGCCGTGGTCGGTCTCGGTGCGCTGTTCACGCTGCCCATGGCGTACCCGTGGCTGGAAGCGCGCAAGCTCAAGGACAAGCGCAGCCACCACCTGCTCGAGCGGCCGCGTGACAACCCGGAGCGCGTCGGCATCGGCATGATGTCGCTGGCGTTCTTCATCGTCGCCACCATCTCCGGCGGCAACGACGTCATCGCCGACAAGTTCCACATCAGCCTGAACGCGATGACCTGGGCCGGCCGTATCGGTCTCGTCATCCTGCCGCCGCTCGCCTACTACATCTCGGTCCGTATCTGCCTCGGCCTGCAGCAGCACGACCGCCAGGTCCTGGCCCACGGCGTGGAGACGGGCATCATCAAGCGCCTGCCGAACGGCCAGTTCGTCGAAGTCCACCAGCCCCTGGGCCCGGTCGACGAGCACGGACACCCGATCCCGCTGGAGTACGCCGGCTGGGTCGTCCCGAAGAAGATGAACCGCCTCGGGGCCCTGGCTCCGGCGATCAAGGGCTTCTTCTACCCGGTGGAGAAGCCGGCCGAGATTCCGGTTTCCCCGGCTGTCGGTGGGCCCGCCAAGCGTGAGGAGATCAAGTCCGGACGGTGA
- the qcrA gene encoding cytochrome bc1 complex Rieske iron-sulfur subunit: protein MTAVHHGETGTPVDVNDPHLTRFDIVKEGLRRDDIEIVTYESHFHGQNSKAERRIVRNISLLLLLSGLFTAAFLVFYIVWPWEFKLGHTLSDYYTPILGITLGLGLLSLGFAILAWAKKLLPHELSIQQRHGDPSSDDERLITGQTMMYVADELGVARRPLLKGAIAIGAAPLGLAVAAPLVGGLIQNPHKGDHPMMYTTGFHPSNNGDKLVRLTREDGTPIRPEDVSAGGQMTVYPGIPHGATNHYADSPTLLIHLRADDAAETRKNAEADKNGRNVGSMWGNYVAYSKICTHAGCPASLYEQQTNRLLCPCHQSQFLITNNAQPVFGPATRRLPMLPLTVDEEGFFVAAEDYRDVVGPDFWERP from the coding sequence ATGACGGCGGTCCACCACGGCGAGACCGGCACGCCGGTCGACGTCAACGACCCCCACCTGACGAGGTTCGACATCGTCAAGGAAGGCCTTCGGCGCGACGACATCGAGATCGTCACGTACGAGTCGCACTTCCACGGGCAGAACTCCAAGGCGGAGCGGCGGATCGTCCGCAACATCAGCCTGCTGCTCCTGCTCTCCGGGCTGTTCACCGCGGCCTTCCTGGTCTTCTACATCGTGTGGCCGTGGGAGTTCAAGCTCGGCCACACGCTGAGCGACTACTACACCCCGATCCTGGGCATCACCCTGGGCCTGGGCCTGCTGTCGCTCGGTTTCGCGATCCTCGCCTGGGCGAAGAAGCTGCTGCCGCACGAGCTGTCCATCCAGCAGCGGCACGGCGACCCGTCCTCCGACGACGAGCGCCTGATCACCGGTCAGACCATGATGTATGTGGCCGACGAGCTGGGTGTCGCGCGCCGGCCGCTGCTGAAGGGTGCGATCGCCATCGGCGCCGCCCCGCTCGGCCTGGCCGTCGCCGCTCCGCTGGTCGGTGGCCTGATCCAGAACCCGCACAAGGGCGACCACCCGATGATGTACACCACCGGGTTCCACCCTTCGAACAACGGGGACAAGCTGGTCCGCCTCACCCGTGAGGACGGCACCCCGATCCGCCCCGAGGACGTGAGCGCGGGCGGCCAGATGACCGTCTACCCGGGCATCCCGCACGGCGCCACCAACCACTACGCCGACTCTCCGACGCTGCTGATCCACCTCCGGGCGGACGACGCGGCGGAGACCCGCAAGAACGCCGAGGCCGACAAGAACGGCCGCAACGTGGGTTCGATGTGGGGCAACTACGTGGCGTATTCCAAGATCTGCACGCACGCCGGCTGCCCGGCCAGCCTCTACGAGCAGCAGACCAACCGTCTTCTCTGCCCTTGCCACCAGTCGCAGTTCCTCATCACGAACAACGCGCAGCCGGTCTTCGGGCCCGCGACGCGTCGTCTGCCGATGCTGCCGCTTACAGTGGACGAGGAAGGTTTCTTCGTGGCGGCGGAAGACTATCGAGACGTCGTCGGACCTGACTTCTGGGAGCGGCCGTGA